The following are from one region of the Acidobacteriota bacterium genome:
- a CDS encoding winged helix-turn-helix domain-containing protein — MSPSHFYEFLGFRLDPDQRLLFRNGEVVPLAPKALDTLLLLVENHGRILEKDVLLKHVWPDTFVEEGSLTRNISVLRKVLEEGLAGVACIENIPKRGYRFVAEVRSVPADHKSRSTTSEQPGGAGQSTASVDTRKPRLSPAWRIPVLIAAILIAVIATPLVLNVHGWRDAIFGTSAGNIQSIAVLPLENLSNDPEQAYFADGMTDALITDLAKISSLRVVSRTSVMQYKGARKSIPQVARELGVDAVVEGTVTRAGNQVRITAQLIAARNDRHLWAEMYQRDLGDALIMQGQVAQAIADSVRLELTADERSRLSSLHRVDPEAYELYLRGRYYWNRRDAEGLTQAIEYFRSATRRDPNFALAYAGLADCYNVISDSVSIPATEALGQAKIASLKALELDANSAEAHASLAWVRFQLDWNWADAEHEFRRAISLNPGYATAHHWFAIFLSAMGRGAEAIAEAKRAQELDPLSLIIRLDVGSVYFWTGHVDLSLQQELKVLDMDPTFVRGYFYVAIAYAHMRRLDDALSYFHKGAALAGGGTQPFQELEAWFYAASGRRREAFNILAKLESPAREPAESYYIAEAYAALGKRDEAFKWLERAYRERTFWMVYLNVDPRLDSLRSDPRFHDLVSRVGLAPATP; from the coding sequence GTGTCGCCCAGCCACTTCTACGAATTTCTCGGATTCCGGCTCGACCCTGACCAACGCCTGCTCTTCCGTAACGGCGAGGTCGTACCCCTTGCGCCCAAGGCATTAGATACGCTCCTTCTGCTGGTCGAAAACCACGGCCGCATCCTCGAAAAGGATGTGCTTCTCAAACACGTTTGGCCCGACACGTTCGTAGAAGAAGGCAGCCTCACGCGGAATATTTCGGTTCTCAGGAAGGTACTGGAAGAGGGTCTGGCCGGCGTTGCCTGCATTGAGAATATTCCCAAGCGCGGCTACCGCTTCGTCGCCGAGGTCCGATCCGTTCCGGCGGACCACAAATCACGATCGACGACCTCCGAACAGCCTGGCGGAGCAGGTCAGTCGACAGCGTCTGTCGATACTCGGAAACCCAGGCTCAGTCCTGCCTGGCGCATTCCCGTCCTGATCGCTGCCATCCTGATCGCCGTGATCGCCACACCGCTAGTGCTCAATGTGCATGGCTGGCGGGACGCCATCTTCGGTACCAGCGCCGGCAACATTCAGTCGATTGCAGTTCTACCGCTTGAAAATCTTTCGAACGATCCGGAACAAGCCTATTTTGCCGATGGAATGACGGACGCTCTGATCACCGACTTGGCGAAGATCAGTTCTCTGCGGGTTGTGTCGCGTACGTCCGTCATGCAATACAAGGGCGCCCGCAAATCGATCCCGCAAGTAGCACGGGAACTTGGTGTCGACGCGGTGGTCGAGGGTACAGTGACTCGCGCGGGCAACCAGGTTCGCATCACCGCTCAGTTGATTGCAGCCCGGAACGACCGGCACCTGTGGGCTGAGATGTATCAACGGGATTTGGGCGATGCATTGATCATGCAAGGTCAGGTCGCGCAGGCTATTGCCGACAGCGTTCGCCTTGAACTGACTGCCGACGAGCGGTCGCGCCTGTCATCCCTGCACCGTGTCGACCCGGAAGCGTATGAACTCTATCTCCGCGGCCGCTACTATTGGAACCGAAGAGATGCCGAAGGCTTGACGCAAGCCATCGAATATTTTCGCAGCGCAACCCGTAGAGATCCCAACTTTGCCCTGGCATATGCCGGCCTGGCGGACTGCTACAACGTGATTAGCGATTCCGTCTCGATTCCCGCCACCGAAGCACTTGGCCAGGCGAAAATCGCATCGCTCAAAGCATTGGAACTGGATGCCAATTCGGCCGAAGCTCATGCCTCTCTCGCTTGGGTGCGATTTCAGCTCGATTGGAACTGGGCGGACGCGGAGCACGAATTCCGCCGCGCCATTTCTCTGAATCCCGGCTATGCAACTGCCCACCACTGGTTCGCAATTTTTCTCAGCGCCATGGGCCGCGGCGCTGAAGCGATTGCCGAAGCCAAGCGCGCCCAGGAACTCGATCCACTTTCGCTGATTATCCGGCTCGACGTTGGGTCCGTTTACTTCTGGACTGGACACGTCGACCTCTCCCTGCAGCAGGAACTCAAGGTCCTTGACATGGACCCGACGTTTGTCCGCGGCTATTTCTATGTGGCCATCGCGTACGCGCACATGCGCCGGCTGGACGACGCGCTCTCCTACTTCCACAAAGGCGCTGCACTGGCCGGCGGTGGAACCCAGCCCTTTCAAGAACTGGAAGCGTGGTTCTATGCCGCTTCCGGACGGCGTCGTGAAGCGTTCAATATCCTCGCAAAACTCGAATCCCCGGCACGCGAACCGGCCGAGTCGTACTACATTGCGGAAGCCTATGCTGCTCTGGGGAAACGCGACGAGGCCTTCAAGTGGCTGGAGCGGGCCTATCGGGAGCGCACCTTCTGGATGGTCTATCTCAATGTCGATCCAAGATTGGACTCACTGCGGTCCGACCCAAGGTTTCACGACTTAGTAAGTCGAGTCGGGTTGGCGCCTGCGACCCCCTAA
- a CDS encoding helix-turn-helix transcriptional regulator — translation MAKKSVVRDPLTPAVLHILLALSTGERHGYGIMKQVQADSQGKAKMGPGTLYGSMGRMMEAGLIRESDKRVDPEMDDERRIYYELTGAGRAALEAELNRYRSVVAVAKARLAKENLSTESLAHGR, via the coding sequence ATGGCGAAGAAGAGCGTGGTGCGAGATCCGCTGACTCCCGCAGTGCTGCACATCCTGCTGGCGCTTTCGACTGGGGAGCGGCACGGGTACGGGATCATGAAACAGGTGCAGGCGGACTCGCAGGGCAAGGCAAAGATGGGCCCGGGGACGCTCTATGGCTCGATGGGGCGGATGATGGAGGCCGGGCTGATCCGGGAAAGCGATAAGCGGGTCGATCCGGAGATGGACGACGAGCGGCGAATTTATTACGAGCTTACAGGGGCGGGGCGGGCGGCACTGGAAGCGGAGCTGAATCGGTATCGCAGCGTGGTGGCGGTGGCGAAAGCGCGCTTGGCGAAAGAAAACTTGTCGACAGAAAGCCTGGCGCATGGCCGCTAA
- a CDS encoding SBBP repeat-containing protein, translating to MKTRVLCFCCLLPLLTGAHGQTVAPPAHSGMPAQKVRVAEGYGKLPLAFEANQGQSDPQVKFLTRGAGYSLFLTSTEAVLTLRKASQQKPVSPTAKSLPPLEQSAVLHMKLAGANSKTEMSGQDELPGKSNYFVGDDPKKWQANVRQYAKVRYENVYPGVDLVYYGNQRELEYDFVLQPGIDPSVIRLGIEGATKLRLEQGDLVLSSAAGNVHLRRPQIYQQVNGARREIRGGYVINKNEVGFRVGSYDHQRQLIIDPVLAYSTYLGGSGRDFGTGIAVDLAGNAYVTGYTYSTDFPTANVIQATNHGSADAYVTKINADGSALVYSTYLGGSRDDFGWGVAVDAAGNAYLTGYTRSTDFPAANPIQRKDGSGYNAFVTKINRDGNALVYSTYLGGGGDDFGHGIAVDAAGNAYVTGWTYSTDFPTTNSFQTGNHGSADAYVTKINADGSDLVYSTYLGGSSHDYGSAIAVDAAGNYYVIGTTCSTDFPTANPIQATNHGCYDAFITKINADGSTLSYSTYLGGSGEELGQAIAVDGTGNAYFTGYTRSTNFPTVRAIQSTNHGEYEVFVSKINSDGSALVYSTYLGGADWDFGSGIAADAAGNAYVTGYTYSTDFPTANALRAENSGFDDAFVAMVNAAGSGLVYSTYLGGKGYDYGQSIAVDAIGNAYVSGSAQAHHSFPTTLLAFQPSSSGRAAFITKIASQTFVSVSPLKLTFGKAVVGTSSKPKKVTLTNTGTGVLAINQIYIAGKDTGDFTQTSDCEASIEPTASCTISIIFTPTAVGKRIAVLVISDSDPASPQAVALSGNGIVGLNP from the coding sequence ATGAAGACAAGAGTTCTCTGCTTCTGCTGTCTGCTGCCGCTCTTGACCGGTGCTCACGGGCAGACCGTTGCTCCACCCGCTCACTCTGGGATGCCTGCTCAGAAAGTGCGCGTAGCAGAAGGTTACGGCAAGCTTCCGCTTGCCTTCGAGGCCAACCAGGGCCAGAGCGATCCGCAGGTGAAGTTCCTCACGCGGGGCGCGGGCTACAGTCTGTTTCTTACGTCCACCGAGGCGGTTCTGACTTTACGAAAAGCCTCTCAGCAAAAGCCCGTCTCGCCCACTGCGAAGTCTCTGCCTCCGCTCGAACAATCTGCCGTGCTCCACATGAAGCTGGCAGGTGCCAACTCCAAGACGGAAATGTCGGGGCAAGATGAATTGCCTGGCAAGAGCAACTATTTCGTGGGCGACGACCCGAAGAAGTGGCAAGCCAATGTCCGGCAGTATGCCAAGGTGCGTTATGAAAACGTCTACCCTGGAGTGGATCTGGTTTACTACGGCAATCAACGAGAGCTGGAATACGATTTCGTGCTTCAGCCTGGAATTGACCCGAGCGTGATACGACTCGGAATCGAAGGTGCGACAAAGCTCCGCCTTGAACAGGGCGATCTGGTGTTGAGCAGCGCAGCAGGCAACGTTCATCTGCGCCGTCCGCAAATCTATCAACAGGTGAATGGGGCGAGGCGCGAGATTCGCGGTGGCTATGTAATTAATAAGAACGAGGTGGGATTTCGCGTAGGTTCTTACGATCACCAGAGACAACTGATTATTGACCCCGTACTTGCCTATTCCACCTACCTGGGCGGGAGCGGAAGAGACTTTGGTACTGGCATCGCGGTTGACCTGGCAGGCAATGCCTACGTGACCGGATACACATACTCAACTGACTTTCCTACAGCCAATGTTATCCAAGCTACGAATCATGGGTCTGCGGATGCGTATGTGACGAAGATCAATGCCGACGGCAGCGCCCTCGTGTACTCCACCTATCTGGGCGGAAGTCGTGACGACTTCGGTTGGGGCGTCGCCGTGGACGCGGCAGGCAACGCCTACTTGACCGGCTACACGCGATCAACAGACTTCCCCGCGGCAAACCCCATTCAGCGCAAGGACGGCAGCGGTTACAATGCGTTTGTCACCAAGATCAATAGGGACGGTAATGCACTCGTCTATTCAACCTACCTTGGCGGAGGCGGAGACGACTTCGGTCATGGCATCGCTGTGGACGCGGCGGGCAATGCCTACGTGACCGGGTGGACGTACTCAACTGACTTTCCTACAACCAATTCCTTTCAAACAGGGAATCACGGGTCTGCGGATGCGTATGTGACAAAGATCAATGCGGACGGCAGTGACCTCGTGTACTCCACCTATCTAGGCGGATCCTCACACGACTACGGTAGCGCAATCGCAGTCGATGCGGCGGGCAACTACTACGTGATTGGAACGACATGCTCAACTGACTTTCCTACGGCCAATCCCATTCAAGCCACGAATCATGGGTGTTACGATGCGTTCATAACCAAGATCAATGCTGACGGCAGCACCCTCTCTTACTCCACCTACCTGGGTGGGAGCGGGGAAGAGTTGGGGCAGGCCATCGCTGTGGACGGGACAGGCAACGCCTACTTTACCGGGTACACCCGATCAACCAACTTTCCCACAGTGCGTGCCATCCAGTCGACGAACCACGGCGAGTATGAGGTGTTTGTCAGCAAGATCAATAGCGACGGTAGCGCCCTCGTGTACTCCACTTACTTGGGGGGAGCCGATTGGGACTTCGGTTCCGGCATCGCTGCGGATGCGGCAGGCAATGCCTACGTGACCGGGTATACATACTCAACGGACTTTCCTACGGCCAATGCTCTCCGGGCAGAGAACAGTGGCTTTGACGATGCATTTGTCGCCATGGTCAACGCCGCTGGTAGTGGCCTCGTGTACTCCACATACTTGGGCGGCAAGGGGTATGACTACGGTCAAAGCATTGCGGTGGACGCGATAGGCAATGCTTACGTAAGCGGGTCAGCGCAGGCTCACCACTCATTCCCCACGACTCTCTTAGCATTTCAACCGTCGTCGTCGGGCAGGGCTGCATTCATTACCAAAATTGCCTCCCAGACCTTTGTAAGCGTCTCCCCTTTGAAACTCACTTTTGGCAAGGCTGTGGTGGGTACGTCCAGCAAGCCGAAAAAGGTCACCTTGACTAACACAGGCACGGGCGTGCTGGCCATCAACCAAATCTATATCGCCGGCAAGGACACTGGCGATTTCACTCAAACGAGCGACTGTGAAGCTTCGATTGAACCCACGGCGAGTTGCACAATCTCGATTATTTTCACGCCCACAGCCGTGGGAAAGCGAATTGCGGTTCTGGTAATCAGCGATTCTGACCCAGCAAGCCCGCAGGCGGTTGCATTAAGCGGAAACGGAATTGTCGGCCTCAATCCTTGA
- a CDS encoding PQQ-like beta-propeller repeat protein has product MKLSPYSLLFVLVLGIACAPSAPAQTFKHVKVKGGAALEDIAAGASSVWALSNTGNPYVLKGKQFALANTITLRSIAVGGGNLSQADEVWALDSAGKVYRASKSGTSYAFSQVPGILDSIAVGPGYHDNCHPYEVWGLDAATQIFRYNYCTKAFDQAPGFLSSLAVGGGDMWGINSNGKIFRFDFATGGFVQLPGILTQVAVGPNGSWGLFNTQIYEFYDNIQDFGQLSGILSEIRAGGNGVWGLNASGSIFRLDSSSMTFVQVPGTLARLSVGSGAGVWGINGGKEAYGFSTP; this is encoded by the coding sequence ATGAAGCTTTCTCCATATTCACTGCTCTTCGTCCTGGTTTTGGGGATTGCGTGCGCTCCATCCGCGCCCGCACAAACCTTCAAGCACGTAAAAGTGAAAGGCGGAGCCGCGCTGGAGGACATCGCAGCGGGAGCTTCCAGCGTCTGGGCGCTTTCAAATACCGGGAACCCATATGTTCTCAAAGGAAAACAATTTGCTCTGGCGAACACCATCACGCTAAGGAGCATCGCTGTCGGGGGAGGCAATCTGAGTCAGGCGGACGAGGTTTGGGCGCTCGACTCCGCCGGCAAGGTCTACCGAGCCAGCAAGAGCGGGACCAGTTACGCTTTCTCGCAAGTGCCAGGCATTCTCGATTCGATTGCTGTCGGTCCCGGCTACCACGACAATTGCCATCCCTACGAAGTTTGGGGACTCGACGCCGCTACACAAATCTTTCGCTACAACTATTGCACAAAGGCTTTCGATCAGGCGCCGGGATTTCTCTCCAGCCTGGCCGTGGGCGGTGGCGACATGTGGGGGATTAACTCCAACGGGAAGATCTTCCGGTTCGACTTCGCGACCGGTGGTTTCGTTCAGTTGCCCGGGATCCTCACGCAGGTCGCGGTGGGTCCGAATGGTTCTTGGGGTCTCTTCAATACTCAGATTTACGAGTTCTACGACAACATCCAGGATTTCGGACAACTTTCCGGAATACTAAGCGAGATCCGCGCGGGCGGGAACGGAGTCTGGGGACTCAATGCCTCTGGCTCAATTTTTCGCCTGGATTCCAGTTCGATGACGTTTGTTCAGGTTCCCGGCACGCTCGCCCGGCTCAGTGTCGGCAGCGGAGCTGGCGTCTGGGGAATCAACGGCGGCAAGGAAGCCTACGGGTTCTCCACGCCGTAG